The following proteins are co-located in the Microbulbifer sp. VAAF005 genome:
- the tolR gene encoding protein TolR translates to MSVFRKGTKKKLVSEINVVPYIDVMLVLLIVFMVTAPLLMQGVKVDLPNAPSAPMEETDEEPLIISVRSDGTYYLNLGTDEKSAKPLAEIKQTVAKVLRQKPGTPVLVWGDTEARYGLIVNAMTELQQAGAPSVGLVTEPPQG, encoded by the coding sequence ATGAGTGTGTTTCGCAAGGGAACCAAAAAGAAGCTGGTCTCCGAGATCAATGTGGTGCCCTACATTGACGTAATGCTGGTGCTGCTAATTGTCTTTATGGTCACGGCACCATTGTTGATGCAGGGGGTCAAAGTCGACCTTCCAAACGCGCCCTCGGCGCCGATGGAGGAAACCGATGAGGAGCCGCTGATTATTTCTGTGCGCTCCGATGGCACCTATTACCTAAATCTGGGGACTGACGAGAAGAGCGCCAAGCCGCTCGCAGAAATTAAACAAACGGTCGCTAAGGTATTGCGCCAAAAGCCGGGAACCCCGGTTTTGGTGTGGGGTGACACCGAGGCCCGCTACGGCCTGATCGTCAATGCCATGACCGAACTGCAGCAGGCGGGAGCGCCCAGCGTCGGCCTGGTGACAGAGCCACCTCAGGGGTAG
- the ybgF gene encoding tol-pal system protein YbgF yields MPPKPQGPKDGKSERDRYQASFGLARNGDYGGASEEFKSLLQDFPNGQYAPNANYWLGEIALVQGNLEEAREWFVALLDGYPNSSKVWDGRYKLGTVYHQLGDQQKARNLLEQVAASDARASNLAKKYLQENFQ; encoded by the coding sequence ATGCCGCCTAAACCCCAGGGCCCGAAAGACGGCAAGAGCGAGCGCGACCGCTACCAGGCCAGCTTTGGCTTGGCCCGCAATGGCGATTACGGCGGCGCCAGTGAAGAGTTCAAAAGCCTGTTGCAGGACTTCCCCAATGGTCAGTACGCCCCGAATGCGAATTATTGGCTGGGTGAGATTGCACTGGTTCAAGGCAACCTGGAGGAGGCTCGGGAGTGGTTCGTAGCCCTCCTCGACGGTTACCCGAATTCCAGTAAAGTCTGGGATGGCCGCTACAAGCTGGGTACTGTTTATCACCAGCTGGGTGACCAGCAAAAAGCCCGCAACCTGCTGGAGCAGGTGGCAGCCAGTGACGCCAGAGCGTCGAACCTGGCGAAGAAGTATCTGCAGGAGAACTTCCAGTAG
- a CDS encoding NAD(P)/FAD-dependent oxidoreductase produces MEILDTVIVGAGVLGLACAYQLSRAGRKVMVLEQHNAIGTETSSRNSEVIHAGLYYPTDSLKARACVNGKSMLYQFCQEYAVPHKQIGKLVVATDKAQLPQLRALKAQGDTNNAGGLRLLNTKEALSMEPELQCAGAIYSPTTGIINSHSLMLALEGATESKGGEVIPASRVVRIEISSGTCQLVMKDGYRLTARNLILAAGLHTSSLMGTVNSEVIKREIPTTYFVKGSYFTQSSKVPFSHLIYPLPESAGLGIHLTLDLAGGARFGPDVEWVKTINYQVDPGKRDKFYSSIHRYWPGLESNTLQPGYAGIRPKIVPQGAPTGDFQVFHKKLSNSAQLMAFFGIESPGLTSSLYLGEMISKITD; encoded by the coding sequence ATGGAGATATTGGATACCGTGATAGTTGGGGCTGGGGTATTAGGACTTGCCTGCGCCTACCAATTGAGCCGCGCAGGCCGAAAAGTGATGGTACTGGAGCAACACAATGCCATTGGAACTGAAACCAGCTCGCGCAATAGTGAGGTTATTCACGCAGGCCTCTACTATCCAACAGACAGCTTGAAAGCCCGTGCCTGTGTTAACGGTAAATCCATGCTGTACCAATTTTGCCAAGAATACGCAGTGCCCCATAAGCAAATCGGCAAACTGGTAGTCGCCACCGATAAAGCACAGCTGCCGCAACTCCGAGCCCTCAAAGCCCAAGGGGATACGAACAACGCCGGGGGACTTCGTTTACTGAACACTAAAGAGGCTTTATCTATGGAGCCAGAATTACAGTGTGCCGGGGCCATTTACTCACCGACGACAGGCATTATCAACAGCCACAGCCTGATGCTGGCTCTTGAAGGCGCCACGGAGTCCAAGGGAGGCGAAGTCATACCTGCGAGCAGGGTTGTACGCATTGAAATATCCAGTGGCACCTGCCAGCTGGTGATGAAGGATGGCTACAGACTGACGGCCCGCAACCTCATCCTGGCCGCAGGCCTTCACACCAGCTCACTGATGGGCACAGTAAACAGCGAAGTTATAAAGCGAGAAATTCCCACCACGTATTTTGTTAAGGGCAGTTACTTTACCCAGTCAAGTAAGGTGCCTTTTTCACATTTAATTTACCCTCTACCTGAAAGTGCCGGTCTGGGTATTCACCTCACTCTCGATTTGGCTGGAGGGGCGCGGTTTGGCCCAGATGTGGAGTGGGTTAAAACCATTAACTACCAAGTAGATCCGGGCAAGCGGGATAAATTCTATAGCAGCATCCATCGCTACTGGCCCGGGTTAGAAAGCAATACGTTGCAGCCTGGCTATGCCGGTATTCGCCCAAAGATTGTTCCCCAAGGCGCCCCCACTGGTGATTTTCAGGTTTTTCATAAAAAGCTAAGCAACAGTGCGCAGCTAATGGCATTCTTTGGTATCGAATCTCCCGGTCTGACCTCTTCACTCTATCTGGGAGAGATGATTTCAAAGATTACCGACTAA
- the ybgC gene encoding tol-pal system-associated acyl-CoA thioesterase, giving the protein MKEVFSIPLRVYIEDTDAGGIVYYVNYLKYMERARTELLRSLGYDKPAMPEQGLLLVVHSAEIQYRKSALLDDALRATASIGKLGRAAVTFEQKIWRGDELICEGVVKVACVADDSRRPCALPEPIYSALKAVI; this is encoded by the coding sequence GTGAAGGAAGTTTTCAGTATTCCGCTGCGGGTTTATATCGAAGATACCGATGCTGGTGGTATCGTTTATTACGTGAATTATTTGAAGTATATGGAGCGCGCGCGCACAGAACTGCTGCGCTCCCTCGGGTATGATAAGCCGGCGATGCCAGAACAGGGGCTGTTACTGGTCGTGCACTCCGCCGAGATCCAGTATCGAAAGTCCGCACTTCTTGATGATGCATTGCGCGCTACGGCCTCGATTGGCAAACTGGGGCGGGCCGCAGTGACTTTTGAGCAAAAAATCTGGCGCGGCGATGAGCTAATTTGCGAAGGTGTGGTCAAAGTTGCTTGTGTCGCTGACGACAGCCGCAGGCCCTGTGCCCTGCCGGAACCTATTTATTCAGCATTAAAGGCAGTTATTTAA
- the queC gene encoding 7-cyano-7-deazaguanine synthase QueC yields the protein MTAKKAVILLSGGLDSATVLAMARAEGYECYALGFDYGQRHEAELLAAQKVAKDLGAVEHKVVKLDLRSIGGSALTDDSIEVPEEETSGIPVTYVPARNTVFLSIALGWAEVLGAQDIFVGVNAVDYSGYPDCRPEYIEAYEKMANLATRAGVEGNKLSIRAPLMDMSKADIVTEGTRLGVDYSLTVSCYQALPDGAACRRCDSCRLRAAGFTEAGLEDPTVYAP from the coding sequence ATGACAGCAAAGAAAGCAGTAATCTTGCTATCCGGTGGCCTGGACTCAGCCACCGTACTGGCCATGGCTCGCGCTGAGGGCTACGAGTGTTACGCCCTGGGCTTCGATTATGGCCAGCGTCACGAGGCAGAACTATTGGCTGCGCAGAAGGTGGCGAAGGACTTGGGGGCCGTTGAGCACAAGGTGGTTAAGCTCGACCTGCGCTCAATCGGCGGATCGGCGTTGACCGATGACTCTATCGAAGTACCCGAAGAGGAAACCTCCGGTATTCCGGTGACCTATGTGCCGGCGCGAAACACGGTGTTCCTGTCTATTGCCCTGGGCTGGGCAGAGGTGCTGGGCGCCCAGGATATTTTCGTGGGTGTGAACGCCGTGGACTACTCCGGCTATCCGGATTGCCGCCCAGAATATATTGAGGCCTACGAGAAGATGGCCAACCTGGCTACCAGGGCCGGTGTCGAGGGCAATAAACTGTCTATACGAGCGCCACTGATGGACATGAGCAAGGCGGATATTGTTACAGAAGGGACCCGCTTAGGGGTGGACTACAGTTTAACTGTGTCCTGCTACCAAGCCTTGCCAGATGGCGCTGCCTGCCGTCGCTGCGACAGTTGCCGCCTGAGGGCTGCCGGCTTCACAGAGGCCGGCCTGGAGGACCCCACGGTCTACGCACCTTAA
- the tolQ gene encoding protein TolQ, with amino-acid sequence MNAGEQLSLWGLIQNASLLVQLVMLLLLLASVVSWVMIIQRGLYLSQAKRSLNNFERRFWSGADLNKLFREGNERAEKGRTDGVESLFRAGFTEFTRLRQQGSSGPEAVMEGTERAMRVAMSREQEKVEMNLPFLATVGSVSPYIGLFGTVWGIMNSFRGLATMHQATIATVAPGISEALVATAMGLFAAIPAVMAFNRYSAKAESLLSSYETFAEEFSSILHRKVHSG; translated from the coding sequence ATGAACGCCGGTGAACAACTTTCTCTTTGGGGGCTAATCCAGAACGCCAGCCTGTTGGTACAGTTAGTTATGCTGCTGCTGTTACTGGCCTCTGTGGTGTCCTGGGTGATGATTATCCAGCGCGGGCTTTACCTGTCCCAGGCCAAGCGCTCCCTGAACAATTTCGAACGCCGCTTTTGGTCCGGTGCCGACCTGAACAAACTCTTCCGCGAAGGTAACGAACGAGCGGAAAAAGGCCGAACCGATGGTGTTGAGTCCCTTTTCCGCGCCGGATTTACTGAGTTTACCCGCCTGCGCCAGCAAGGCAGCAGCGGCCCTGAAGCGGTGATGGAAGGCACTGAGCGGGCCATGCGTGTGGCTATGTCCCGGGAGCAGGAAAAGGTGGAAATGAACCTACCGTTCCTGGCAACCGTAGGCTCTGTCAGTCCCTATATCGGTCTGTTTGGTACCGTGTGGGGGATTATGAATTCCTTCCGTGGTCTCGCCACTATGCACCAGGCCACTATTGCTACGGTCGCACCTGGTATCAGTGAAGCGTTGGTGGCTACGGCTATGGGCCTGTTTGCAGCAATTCCTGCGGTGATGGCTTTTAACCGCTATTCCGCCAAAGCGGAGTCGCTGTTGTCCAGCTACGAAACTTTCGCCGAGGAGTTTTCCTCTATCCTGCACCGCAAAGTGCATTCCGGCTGA
- a CDS encoding OmpA family protein, which yields MLKSVKTGLGLACVLAVMAGCSSTDTTEGSQETLDQADQTAVETTDFDTTPTETVAPLENVVYFDFDQSLLKPETRELLIRHADRMRAAAGSVRLEGHADELGTREYNLALGERRANAVRDFLVLQGVDAANLEVISYGEERPAQMGSNESARAMNRRVVIN from the coding sequence ATGTTGAAATCAGTAAAAACAGGCCTTGGGTTAGCCTGTGTATTGGCAGTTATGGCTGGTTGTAGCAGCACTGACACCACCGAAGGCAGCCAGGAGACCCTGGACCAGGCAGATCAAACTGCGGTTGAAACCACCGATTTTGATACCACGCCAACCGAGACAGTTGCACCTCTGGAAAACGTAGTTTACTTCGATTTCGACCAGTCCCTGCTGAAGCCCGAAACCCGTGAGCTGCTGATCCGTCACGCTGACCGTATGCGCGCTGCCGCCGGTTCTGTTCGCCTGGAAGGCCACGCTGACGAACTGGGTACTCGCGAGTACAACCTGGCTCTGGGTGAGCGTCGTGCCAATGCCGTTCGCGACTTTTTGGTACTGCAAGGCGTAGACGCAGCTAACCTGGAAGTAATCAGCTACGGTGAAGAGCGTCCGGCTCAAATGGGTTCTAACGAATCTGCCCGTGCGATGAACCGTCGCGTTGTTATTAACTAA
- the queE gene encoding 7-carboxy-7-deazaguanine synthase QueE — protein sequence MTDLSKESLRISEIFYSLQGEARESGLPTVFVRLTGCPLRCTYCDSEYAFYGGERMTLEQILQQVQSHPARHVCVTGGEPLAQPNCFPLMKALCDAGYAVSLETSGAMPVDKVDERVSRVVDLKTPASGEQHRNRMENMQVLTRQDQIKFVICDRGDYDWARFTLDQYRLPERVGEVLFSPSYEQLQPRQLAEWILEDGLPVRMQMQMHKLLWGDIPGV from the coding sequence ATGACCGATCTTTCCAAAGAATCACTCAGAATCAGTGAAATTTTCTACTCCCTTCAGGGAGAAGCGCGAGAAAGTGGCCTTCCTACGGTGTTTGTACGCCTGACGGGCTGCCCGTTACGCTGTACCTATTGCGACTCCGAGTACGCCTTTTACGGCGGCGAGCGCATGACGCTGGAGCAGATTTTGCAGCAGGTGCAAAGCCATCCCGCTCGCCATGTGTGCGTTACCGGTGGTGAGCCCCTGGCCCAGCCCAATTGTTTTCCCCTGATGAAGGCGCTTTGCGATGCGGGCTATGCGGTGTCCCTTGAGACCAGTGGCGCTATGCCTGTGGATAAAGTGGATGAGCGGGTGTCGAGAGTGGTCGACCTGAAAACGCCGGCCTCCGGGGAGCAGCACCGCAACCGAATGGAGAATATGCAAGTACTCACTCGCCAGGACCAGATCAAATTTGTGATCTGTGATCGCGGGGATTATGACTGGGCTCGATTCACCCTGGATCAGTACCGCTTACCTGAGCGGGTTGGAGAGGTGCTTTTCTCCCCCAGTTACGAGCAGCTGCAGCCGCGCCAGCTAGCTGAATGGATACTGGAAGATGGGTTACCGGTGCGTATGCAGATGCAAATGCACAAGCTGTTGTGGGGTGACATCCCCGGCGTCTAA
- the tolB gene encoding Tol-Pal system beta propeller repeat protein TolB codes for MIKSLLKTVAIIAIASVSLGARAQLVVDITSGIDDPTPIAVSPFSWSGGGVLAEDVSGIISSDLRRSGLFSPVPKEDMLSFPKAPEDVVFRDWRILGTEYIVTGRIEPQATGYLLTFDLVNVFGQHKMFTKQVRGGQTQLRDIAHRAADEIFEAITGIRGAFSTEMVYVQEETRGGKPSYLLMRADIDGARAKQIRRFSAPVMSPMWSPNGQELAYVSFETGRPAIFRENLRTGARKQLTNFKGINSSPTWSPDGTKLAMVLSKDGNPEIYVLDLVSNKLTRMTRHFSIDTEPNWMPDGKSLVFTSDRGGKPQIYQLTLATGQVDRLTFDGDYNARPRVSPDGKTLVMVHRNRGVFTIATMDINSGRVRVLTETTLDESPSIAPNGAMLMYATKRGDKGILAAVSLDAGVKYNLPSQRGDVREPAWSPYFE; via the coding sequence ATGATCAAGAGTTTACTGAAGACAGTCGCCATTATTGCAATCGCCTCGGTGAGCCTGGGGGCCCGAGCCCAGCTGGTGGTGGATATCACCAGCGGTATCGATGACCCCACACCGATCGCTGTGTCCCCATTCAGCTGGTCTGGTGGCGGGGTACTGGCGGAAGATGTTTCCGGGATTATTTCCTCAGACCTTCGCCGCAGTGGCCTTTTCTCCCCGGTGCCCAAGGAGGACATGCTGTCTTTCCCCAAGGCCCCGGAAGACGTGGTATTCCGCGACTGGCGTATCCTCGGCACCGAGTACATAGTGACTGGCCGCATTGAGCCGCAGGCCACCGGTTACCTGCTCACTTTTGATCTGGTCAATGTTTTCGGCCAGCACAAGATGTTCACCAAGCAAGTGCGCGGCGGCCAGACCCAGCTGCGGGATATCGCCCACCGCGCCGCCGATGAGATCTTTGAAGCTATCACCGGTATTCGCGGTGCCTTCTCCACGGAAATGGTGTACGTGCAGGAAGAGACCCGTGGCGGCAAGCCCAGCTATCTGCTGATGCGTGCGGATATCGATGGTGCTCGCGCCAAGCAGATCCGTCGTTTCAGTGCGCCGGTGATGTCTCCCATGTGGTCCCCCAATGGCCAGGAGCTCGCCTACGTCTCCTTTGAAACCGGGCGCCCGGCAATTTTTCGCGAGAACCTGCGCACGGGTGCGCGCAAGCAATTAACTAACTTCAAGGGCATCAACAGTTCGCCGACCTGGTCCCCGGATGGAACCAAACTGGCGATGGTGCTCTCCAAGGACGGCAACCCGGAGATCTACGTGCTGGATCTGGTCAGTAATAAACTGACAAGAATGACAAGGCACTTCTCCATTGATACTGAGCCGAACTGGATGCCAGATGGTAAATCACTGGTTTTCACCTCCGATAGGGGAGGGAAGCCACAAATTTACCAATTGACTCTTGCCACTGGTCAAGTCGACCGCTTAACCTTCGATGGCGATTACAATGCGCGGCCCCGTGTTTCTCCCGATGGAAAGACACTGGTGATGGTGCATCGTAATAGGGGCGTATTTACCATCGCTACGATGGATATCAACTCGGGCAGAGTGCGTGTCCTTACGGAGACTACGCTGGACGAATCCCCTAGTATCGCGCCGAATGGGGCCATGTTGATGTACGCTACCAAACGTGGGGATAAAGGTATTCTGGCAGCGGTGTCGCTGGATGCCGGGGTGAAGTACAACCTGCCCTCTCAGAGGGGTGATGTCCGTGAACCGGCCTGGTCGCCGTACTTTGAATAA
- the tolA gene encoding cell envelope integrity protein TolA, whose amino-acid sequence MNKGFYALAIIISLVLHGALLVAMTYGWEASSMPERKPMPKFVQAKLVTIEAATPKKKLPKKVDKIKQRADRAAEQKRKAEVERKRRAALEQKKKLEAEKKRKAKVEADRKAQAEKARREKEQQEKARKEKELKEKLAQERQSSFDEALQDEEELLDANEAEQAVMSVGQAIQQQIEAVWSRPPSARNGMLTKVRINFVPTGRVVAANIVEGSGNAALDRSVLTAIKKVEVFPEVADLAREEPVVFEREVRTTILNFKVEDLRQ is encoded by the coding sequence GTGAATAAAGGCTTTTATGCATTGGCGATTATCATCAGCCTTGTCCTGCATGGGGCGCTTTTAGTTGCCATGACCTATGGCTGGGAAGCCAGCAGTATGCCTGAGCGCAAACCTATGCCAAAGTTTGTGCAGGCCAAGTTGGTGACGATTGAAGCGGCAACACCGAAGAAGAAGCTGCCGAAAAAGGTCGATAAAATAAAACAGCGTGCCGATCGCGCTGCGGAGCAAAAACGCAAGGCTGAGGTCGAACGTAAGCGCCGCGCAGCCTTGGAGCAGAAGAAAAAGCTCGAGGCGGAAAAGAAACGCAAAGCGAAAGTCGAAGCTGATCGCAAGGCACAGGCAGAGAAGGCCCGTCGCGAGAAAGAGCAGCAAGAGAAGGCGCGCAAAGAAAAAGAGCTGAAGGAGAAGCTGGCCCAAGAGCGCCAGAGTTCTTTTGACGAGGCCCTCCAGGATGAAGAGGAACTGCTGGATGCGAATGAGGCCGAGCAAGCGGTGATGTCCGTTGGCCAGGCGATCCAGCAGCAAATTGAGGCGGTATGGAGTCGCCCGCCCAGTGCCCGAAACGGTATGCTTACCAAGGTGAGAATAAACTTTGTCCCCACCGGCCGGGTGGTGGCAGCTAATATCGTCGAGGGCAGTGGTAATGCCGCCCTGGATCGCTCGGTACTGACCGCTATCAAAAAAGTGGAGGTATTTCCCGAAGTGGCCGACCTGGCCCGGGAGGAACCAGTGGTATTTGAGCGGGAAGTCCGCACAACTATTTTGAACTTTAAAGTCGAAGATCTGCGCCAATGA